In candidate division WOR-3 bacterium, the genomic window ATCAAATCTAATAACAAAAACGGGGGCAACACACGCCCCCGTTTTTTATAATAATTTTAAGGCAAAACCAACCTGAGATAGCAATTAAAAATCTGTTCGCCTAAAAAAAGTCCGACGATTCCGCCCAATGCTAAAAAAGGTCCAAAAGGAACCTCCTGCCCCGCACGAAACTTACCAGTAATCCTTGCAAAAATGCCGACAAAAACGCCCACAAAAACAGCAACTGCCAGTGCAACCGCAACACTTTTTGGTCCGAGAAAAACCCCAATCATTGCAGCAAAAGGCAGGTCTCCCCAGCCCATCCCCTCCTTCTGTTTCACACCCATCCGCTGAAATGGGCGGGCAAGAACAAATCGCCACAGCGCCCAGGCGATAAAAACAAACGCCGCACCAATAATCCCGCCCCAGAAAGCTTTGGTAATTGTAAAACGAAACCACGGCAACAAGGCAGTAATCAAACCGATAACAACACCGGCAAAAGACAGTCTGAATGGTAAAATTTTATGGTCAATATCAATTCCGGCAAGGACAATTAAAAATCCGATAAATACGAGCGCCCGCAAAACCTCCCAATGTAATCCGAACTTTGCGTAAGCCAAGACAAAAAAAAGAGCGGTGAGCCCCTCAATTAAAGGGTAACGAATTGAGATTGGTTTGTGGCAGTCACGGCACCTCCCTTTGAGAATTAAGTAACTGATTACCGGAATATTGTCATAAAATCTGATTGGCTTTTTGCATTGAGGACAATAAGATGGGGGAAAACTTATTGACTGCCCGCGAGGGATTCGCCAGACGCAAACATTAAAAAAACTCCCGAAAACCAGTCCGCTCAGGACTGCGACTGCCCAAATCACTGCCCTTTTGGACCGGGCGTAGAAACAGGTACCTCCGGCTCTTCAAACAACTTCTTATCGGTGGCTAAAGCGTAGGCGGTATCAAGGGAAATCAGCCCCTGCTCCAAAAGAAACTCCAAACAATGGTCCATTGTCTGCATACCGTACTGCAAACCGGTTTGAACCAGTGAGGGAATCTGATGACTCTTTGCCTCCCTAATCAGGTTTTTTACCGCTGGTGTTGCTATTAGGACCTCCATCGCTGCAACCCGCCCCCTCCCATCCTTCCGTGGTAAAAGCCTCTGAGAGATAATACCTCTGATCACACTGGCAAATATCTGCCTCACATACTCCTTTTGGTCGGAAGGGAAAACATCGATTACCCGGTCAACAGTCTCAGCAACGCTGTTTGTGTGCAGGGTGGACAAAACCAGATGCCCGGTCTCCGCTGCAGTCAATGCCAGACTGATTGTCTCTAAATCCCTCATCTCCCCAACCAGAATCACATCCGGATCTTCTCGCAGGCAGGCTCGCAGGGCAGCAGCAAATGAACGTGAATGAGTACCAATCTCCCGCTGGCTAATTAGGCAGTTACGTGGATGAAAGATATACTCGATCGGATCCTCAATTGTAATTATACGGACAGCCCGTTCTTGGTCGATTAAATCGATCATGCTTGCCAAAGTAGTTGACTTACCACAACCGGTTGGTCCGGTTACCAGTATCAGACCGGAATGGGCCCGGGTCAATTCCGCTACTGATTGCGGGGCAGGTAACTCCTCAAGGGTTCTGATTCTTGCCGGAATGATCCGGAATGCGGCACCAAGACCCCCAAGGTCCAAAAACACATTAACCCTTGCCCGAATTCTCTCAGGGGTGGTATACTCCAATGTGACCGCATCTTGCATTACCCGGTATGACAAAGCCTCACCCCAGGTATAAGAAAGGTCAATCTCCTTTTTACGTTCAACCGCCTCCCGCTGCTCATCGGTTAATATAGAATAAACGAGCGCCTGTGCATCTTCTGGCGTGAGGGCTGGTCCGGGGATTTTTTTAAGCCTACCATTAACCCTAATTATCGGCGGGTTACCTGCGGTTATGTGAAGGTCAGATGCGCCGTACTTTGCTGCATATCGCAATAGTTCATCAATATTCATTGCTTATTGACAGACAGGAACGCACTTTTCCTCGCTCTGTTTTTTATCCTCCTTTTTCATGGGTTAACAATGTGCGGAATGATAAATATCATCAAATCACTCTTCGTCCGATCGATAGATGTCTTCTTGAACAAATATCCAAGAATCGGAATATCACCCAAGAGGGGAATTTTACCTACATTGCGTGTCTCCTCATCCTTCACCAGACCGCCAATGACCACCACCTCATCCTCTGCCACCTTGACCTGGGTCTCTGCCTCCCGCTCAGCAACGATTGGCTGGCGGTCATCAGGTGAACCTACCCACCCAGTTATCGCCTTCACACTCGGTTTGACCTTCATTGTTATCATTCCATCCGAAGTCACATGAGGGGTAACCTCCATTGATATCGGGATAGAACGGGTCTTCCAGGTATAAGTAATTTCCCCAGTATTCGGGTCCTTATTGACCTCTCTCACCGGAACATTCAAACCCATACTAACAGTTGCGGTCTGATTGTCCAGCGTAACCGTCTTCGGATTTGCCAGCACCCGGGAATTCCCCCTGGTCATTAAAAGTTGGAACACCGCGGTGAAATTGGCAAATGAAATCTTACCCAAGAGCATCTCCTTGAATACCACCGGTATCGCCACCTCCTTGCCAATCTTAGGTAGTTCCGTAGTAAAGGAGGCTAGCGGCGTCCAGTTAATCCCGTACTGCTCTTCGGCAGAAAGGGTCGTCTCAATAAACTTCGCTTCGATCGCAATCTGAGGAACCGGTCGGTCAAGTTCGGCAATTACCTTAGCCACCTCATCCAAAGCCTCAGGGATATCGGTAACAACTAAAATAGCACTCCGTTCAGAACCGGCAGCTGCTTTTGTCCCGACCCGACGGAAACCCTGGACCGCTTCTCCGGAAGGAGAAAGCACCTTTTTTACAACCTTGATTGCGTCCTCTGCCTCAACATAATCAAGATTGAACACCCGAGTTTGTAATTCACCGAACATCTCCTTCTTCAGGGGTTTCACGATGATTAAACCGCTTTTATCCTCCACCATATTGCACCCACCCGCCTTCACCAGAGCCTCCAAACCGGCACGCAGCGGCACTTCATTCAACCGGACGCTCACAATTGACTTTACATCCTGCGTAACTAAGAGGTTGAGGTCAAATTGCCGTGCGAGCATTCGCAAAACACTACTTACCTCGGCATCCTGGACCAGTAGCGTAAGTGGGGGTTTACCGCTGAACTGGTCCTTAGGTTCATACCCAGGTAATGGAGTCAAGGGCTCGGTTCCGAGGTAAACTGTCACAATACCGTTTTCATTGGTAACCCGATGACGCACCAGTCTTCTAAGGAAAACCGTAACCCTCACCCCTTTTGTCGCTTCACTTGGCGTTATTGTTACTGCTGTAACTGGATAATAAGTGGAGGGAATTCGCTCGCGCGCTAAACCCGAAACCGCTTCCATTATATCAATTACCACCGCCGCCGGCTCACTTGTCACAAAGGAACTGATGTTCGGCTCGCCACTGCAGGCGATTGTAACCCGAACCTCATCCATTAATTTATCAATGGCGATATCCTTAACCGTAACCTGCTCCTGCGCAAAAACTACGAAGGATAAGACTAATAACACTGCAAAAAGGACCGTCTTTTTATTTTTCATAATTTACTCCCCCAGGGTTAAAGTAAAAGTTCTACCACCTTGTTCCAATGTTACCTTATCAGATTCAATTTGAATTACTTTTTTACCACTGATTTCGTCGCCAACCTGAACGATCTGGTCGTTAATCAAAGCACTGGCTCCATTACTGCTGATGGTAATTGCCCGTAAATTCAGATTGGCAACCTCACTACTCAGCACCCAATCACGAACAAAGGGATCACTCCCCCATTCAATCGGCTCAGCAACAGCCGATTGTGTTTCCTCTCGGGCAGTAGTGGACGGAGCTTCTCTTGAATGCTCTGCAGTGGGTTGTATTGCCACTTCCTTTGCCTTCGACTTTGCCGAGCGTGTTACCTTAGTTGCTGCCGATTCCAGAATAATCTGCGGCGCAACTGTCGGCTTAGTCCGGACAAGGGTAATGAACCCAAGCACCGCCACTCCTGCCGCTAAAATTGCTAAAATTCTTTCTCTCAAGTTACTCCCCTTTCCTCATTTTAAATTCTTCTTCTTTCCCGAATGGAGTAGGTTGATGGTAAAAGACTCTCACCAACCCGTACAACATTCCTCCGACCAAATGCCTCAACCTCAATTCGGTCGGGCTGAATTGCTACAATCTTACGCCCCATTACGACATCCCCGACCCGCACGCGACGGCTGTCAATTAAAGCATAACTGTCAGAACCCAAAGAAACAACCGCCTTCACAACATAATAGCTCCCCATACGGCTTGCTGTCCGCCGAGTTCCTCGGCGAGTGCGTGCATATCTCAGCATACGACGCTTCTCACGCTCTTGCCGCCTTAGTTCTCTCCTTCGCTTCCGTTCCGCCTCCCTTAACCTCTTTTTCTCTGCAAGCCTCTCCTCTTTTGTCTTGGCTTTAAGCGTCCCGACACTTCTCCCAGTAACATGCCGTCCAACCTGCTCAACTGATGCCGAGTCTACCTTGGCAACCCTTCTCCTGCTACTTCTTGTTACCGGAGGTCTTTTTGGCTTTCCGAAAATCATTACACCTAGCCCACCTACCACCGCCACCAGAACAATAATTATAATCACTCGCCTCACAAACCGCTCCCCTTCGCAAGGCTAGATGTGTATATGTTAACAAGCAGCTTCGCCTCCACCTCCGGTCTGATATCCGCCCGCGCATTTATCTCAAAATCTGGCACCCTCACGAAATATGGATAACTATTCAAATCCTCAACATAACGCCCGATATCAAGATATCTGCCTTGGACAGTAACGAGAAACGGAACTGGCCGGACCTGAGCACCAGGACCTTCCTCCTGTAAAAGCGTGTCTAAACCTGGTGGCGTAATTTCCAAAAAATGGACCCGCTTCCGCTCTGCCTCTTGGGCAAGTTTACGGAAAAGCCCCAGCATCTCCGAACGGGGAACCACCCGTGCCCAGATACTACTGATTTCCGTTTCCAATTGCTCTTTATGCTGGCGCAACTCGGGCATTTTAGCGATGCGCGCCTTTGTTTCCTCCAACTCCTTCCGCAACTCTGCAATCTCTTGCGCTGCCTTTTGCCTTGCGGCGATTCTCGGCTGATACAACAAAAACCACGCTACCACTCCCAAGACGATATATATTACCAGCCCAATTAAAACTACCCTTCTTTCAATTAACCTCATATTTCACTCCGTTACACATTGAATTTCAAACTCTAAAACCGTTTCGCCCATCAGACTGCTTCTATTTTTCGAGACCAATTGTACCTGTTTGAAGGTACTGCTCTGCTCAAGGTTAATAAGAAATTGTGCAAGGTCAATGTCCAAGAGATGGGGCTCACCGCTTACCATCCCTGTCATCTTCACATTGCTGCGGTTGCTCAAGGTAAAGGTGTTAAGTTGGATGTTCGGTGGCACGATAGTAGATAACTTTGCCATTATCGGCACCGCGGGCATCTCTTCACCAACCACACCCGTCAATGCACGCTGACGCGCTTCTAAGTCCGCTATCTCCTTTTCCAAAGCAAAATAACTGCGGTTCTGTTCCTCAGTGGCTTTGATTTCATTCTTCAACCGGGACACCTGCCCGGTGGAAATTCCTGACCAGCCTGCCAAAAGGATGTAACCGAGGACCAAAAGGGCAACCCACGCTATACCACCCATCGTCATCATTCGCACGTCCCGGGCGATGTATTTCCTTGTCTTCATCTCTGCAGGCAACAAATCGACCGCTGTATGGTCATAATATAAACCCAGCGCCGCGACTAAACGATGACCAATCGCTTCAGTAGTTGAAACACCGGTCCGATATAGACCAAAATCCCGGAACGGGTCAAATATCTCTGTAGGTATACCAAGGCTCGTCTGCAGATATTCACGCAGTCCCTTCATCGCTGCCGTACCACCACAGATGAGCAAGCGATCAATCTTCTGCTCTCCATACTCCCGGCGGTAGTAATCGATCGAGCGACTAATCTCGGCAACAAATCGTTCCAGTGCCGGCCGCTGGAGTGTCAGAAGACGCTTTGCCAACACACCGGAAGGAAGCCGTTCCGTACTATCCTCTGGAGGGATACCGTACTTCCGTTTCAACTCCTCGGCATCATAGGCATCCAGCGCTAGCTGCCCCTCTTCGGTTGTAATTGCCACTGTCATCGCCTCAGTAATTGCGTTGCCCGCGATACTCACAGTGCGTGCCAGGTCCAGTCTTTCACCCTTCATAAATATGATGTCAGTAAACTCAGCACCGATGTCTAACAAGCAAATTGTCTCCTCCGTACGGACTCGCCCATATTTCTTAACTGCCGCCTGCAAAGCAAACGGCACTACACTTATCGCTGAAGGCTCTAACCCCGCCTTCCGTAAGGTCGAAATATGGTCAGAAATTATATCCTTGCGTGCTGCAATCACCATCACATTGTCTTTTAGCGCGCCCGCTTCACGAACTGGACCAAGCGGTTTAAAGTCAAAGATTGCCTCGTCAACCGTGAAAGGGGAATACTTTTCCAAACGCAGTAGAATCGCATCCTTCAGTTCGCGGCGGTTCATCTTGGGAAATGGTGCCTGTCTAACACTTACCGACGGACCGGAAACGAAGGTATAAACCTCTCGGGGTTTGTAATCTTTAATTAACTCCCGGAGAATCGAAGGAACATCAAACGCCTCACCGATTTCCTTAAGTCCGTAATCAACAACCTTCCCCCCCTCTACCTTAACAAACTTGACAGAATTAGACCCGATGTCAATGCAGAGGGTGCCTTTGCCACCCCCACCAAAAACTTTAGTTGCCAATTTGCCTCCTTTTGTTAACCATCACTGCAATTGGACCCGAACTTCCGAACCATCGTCAAATCTCAATCGGAAAACTTTATTATATATGTTACAAGGATCCCCACTGCCTGTAGGGGCTTTGTTAAAATTGTAAAAACTGAACTCAACTTCGTAAGCCATTTTGCCGAGGATAGGATATGGCGGGGAGATTTCTACCGAATCCCCTTTCCCGGGCCTGGGATCAGGTTGAAGGGTTCGCTCCCCATCATTCCCTCGAATATACAATAGTCCCATATAGGCACTATCCGGCGCCTCCAAGAAGGTTACGCGCCCAACTGTAATATCTTCAACCCCGTCGTTGGCAATTTTAATTGTGAAACCAGTACTATCACCTGCAAGACGCGGCGGCCCAACCATCTTCAGATAACTCCGAAAAGGCTGGCTGAAGCGAAAGTCCACTACGGTGCGGCTTCTCGGCACAACCGTTACCCATTTGACAATAGAATCACCACCCGAACGCTTGGCAACTATCTTATGATTCCCAATAGGAATTGGTCCGTGTGTCTGTGGGGAGAATTCATAGTAGCCACCTTGGTCAGGCCGGGTAAAGTAAAAACTCCCATTGGGCAGATAAAGGTAAATTCCGATTGTATTCGCTTTCTCACCAGGCGGGGTGTTATCCGCATCAGTAACATTGCCCATAACATAGTTCTCGGTAAGATGAGTGATGGTATCAACAACCTTCATCGTCATCGGGTATTTACCATTACCAAGAGTGGCAAGCGTTCCAGTAGTTGGGTCAAATGTATAGGGATTTCCCCAAGCATCAAGCCGATAACCCATGGTATCCTGCAAAAACTCTCGCCGGAGATAAGGACCTTTCCAGTGAGGTGAGTTACTGGTATTTTCTACCAGTTCGTCAAGGTCATTCGGAAGCCTCATCATATCGCCATAAAAACCGAAATCTATTCGTCTGCCATTGGCGGTTAATTCAGGATTCCCCACCATTGCATAAATCAACTCCTTCATCTCCTTAGCGGTCTGGTCAAACAACGCCCGGTCACGCGTGGCATCAATCGTCCGCAACGCCACTGTGCTCAGTATCCCAATTATTAAAAGCACTACCAAAAGCTCCATCAGGGTGAAACCATTTTGTCTCTTCATCGTTACCTCCTCACTCCCACAAACAATTCATTCTTATCTCGAGACCCGGTGCCCCGACCTTTGGGAAAACTGTCACCATCTTAGTGACAGTATCCCAAGGCTGCCCTGGTGGATAAATCCGCATCAATATCACCCTTAGGGTGTGAACCCCCTGAGGCACATCTAAGAAACTAAAATTCCCGTTATCTTCTTTCCTCAACATATAGGCATCAACATATCTCACCCCTTGGCGCGGATAGTCCAGTTCAACCTTGATGGCGTTTCTAATGTAAAAGCTGTCATTTTGAGGAGGGGGATTGCCTCGCTGGTCATTAATTATCCCTTGAACATTGTTGTGCAAAAGGTCGTTTTCGGTATACCCCAACGGGCGGGTCAACCACCGGGAGCGGTCCACCAGACCACCCCCCCCATAACTCCTCAGAAACATACTATCCTTATCGAATATGATGGTATCACCCCAAGCATCAATCCTATAACCCTCCGGCGATTCTGCAAAGGTTGGTTTCACATAAGGACCTCGCCAGAGACTGCTCTCTGGCGGGGAAACCCAAGATGGACTTTCGACAAGATCAGCAAGAGTTCTCGGCAGAGCACCCATATCACCCACAAAACCAAAGTCAGCCCTGACACCATCCACAACATAATTGGGATCACCGGTAATAACCTTAGCAAGCCGATCCAGTTTCTGACGGGTCTGCTCAAAACGACCTCGTTGCAATGTGACATCCCAGGTTTTAATCGCAGCAGTAAGAATAAGGCTCAAGAGCATCAAAACGACAAGAAGTTCAATTAATGTTACGCCCCTCTCATCCGGTCTTTTCATATTTAAAACCTCACCCTTATATCATCATCTTTTGTTGCACCCTGTTGGCCCCAAAATAGCCCATCAGGACCCGCACTTATAATTCCAAGCGTCTCACCACCTTCAACCCAGAACTGGTAAGGGGTTCCCCAAGCATCATATAAATAACTCATCTGACCATCCTCACGGATATAAGGACCGTTCCACCCCTTCCCAATATAGGGGTCCCAGCCGGGCAGGGTTTCTTTTCCAACATAGGTGATCTGGGCGTACATCCCTTCAAACGGATTTTGCGTAGCCAGTTCTATAAGATGCCGAGGTAATCTACCCATATCCTGCTTAAATCCATACCCCGCAACCTCTCCCCCAACGCGCACGTCCGGATTGCCCATTATCGCCTCCCTAATCACATACATTTCATGAAGGGTAGCGGTGCGTCGGGCATTGGTAGTCACCCTCGCAATAAAAGTCGGGACAAAAAAGGCAAGTATAATACCCAAGACCGATATCACCACCAATAGTTCAATAAGAGTAAACCCCAGCGTCTTACCAGACCTTGGGTTGGGAGGCATAGGCTGAATTATATTACCCTTAGGCATTTGTGTCAAGAATATCTTTTCTGAAAACATACACCCCCCTGGCGTTTAATTGTGCAAAACAAATATCACCGCCTCATTCTCCACATTGTATTCCCGTATAGAACCGCCGGTGTGGTCAATGCCAACCAGCCCATAATGAGTGGGGTGGGCTGAACCTGGGGGTTCCCAAACACTGTAAACAATATTGCCAGGGTCATAACCCCAGATATCGTTCGGACCGCCTTCGCTCGTATTGCTGATGTCACTGATATCATCATAGTCCTCAGGGTTAAATTCGTCCGGGTCCATCTCTTTGCCTGTCCAAGGGTTGGTAGGAAGCTTCCCTATCTTCACATCATATTCCCCGCCGGGAAAAACGCACCCGTACCCATCCTCATAGAAATCATCGGCATAATATCCGAACTCCTGATGAAACAGCTCAACAAACATCTGAACATTATGAAGGTTCATTTTCATCGCGCTTCTCCGTGCCTGTTCCCGAATCCCCGAGAATCGGGGCACCGACATCCCCATCAGAACCCCCAGGATCATAATAACGACCAGGAGTTCAATCAAAGTGAAACCTCTTTCTTTATTCATAGATTCTCCTTTTATATATAAATTATGCAACTTTTATTATCCTTGTCAAGTTTTTATTTAACCCCGCCGACTGCGAGGGGTGGTGGTGCGGACCTTGTCGCCGTCAAGGAAATACCTGCCACCATAGGGCTCCTCGGGAAGTTCTTTGAGATAACCCCGGGAGAGCAGCTCCTCGATACTATAAGGCAACCTCTTCTCCTTTTCGGAAAATCGGTTAACCGCATCCTGAATCTGGGCAAGCCCCTCCTCCAGTGTCAGCCAAC contains:
- a CDS encoding prepilin peptidase; protein product: MIWAVAVLSGLVFGSFFNVCVWRIPRGQSISFPPSYCPQCKKPIRFYDNIPVISYLILKGRCRDCHKPISIRYPLIEGLTALFFVLAYAKFGLHWEVLRALVFIGFLIVLAGIDIDHKILPFRLSFAGVVIGLITALLPWFRFTITKAFWGGIIGAAFVFIAWALWRFVLARPFQRMGVKQKEGMGWGDLPFAAMIGVFLGPKSVAVALAVAVFVGVFVGIFARITGKFRAGQEVPFGPFLALGGIVGLFLGEQIFNCYLRLVLP
- a CDS encoding type IV pilus twitching motility protein PilT translates to MNIDELLRYAAKYGASDLHITAGNPPIIRVNGRLKKIPGPALTPEDAQALVYSILTDEQREAVERKKEIDLSYTWGEALSYRVMQDAVTLEYTTPERIRARVNVFLDLGGLGAAFRIIPARIRTLEELPAPQSVAELTRAHSGLILVTGPTGCGKSTTLASMIDLIDQERAVRIITIEDPIEYIFHPRNCLISQREIGTHSRSFAAALRACLREDPDVILVGEMRDLETISLALTAAETGHLVLSTLHTNSVAETVDRVIDVFPSDQKEYVRQIFASVIRGIISQRLLPRKDGRGRVAAMEVLIATPAVKNLIREAKSHQIPSLVQTGLQYGMQTMDHCLEFLLEQGLISLDTAYALATDKKLFEEPEVPVSTPGPKGQ
- a CDS encoding secretin N-terminal domain-containing protein; translated protein: MKNKKTVLFAVLLVLSFVVFAQEQVTVKDIAIDKLMDEVRVTIACSGEPNISSFVTSEPAAVVIDIMEAVSGLARERIPSTYYPVTAVTITPSEATKGVRVTVFLRRLVRHRVTNENGIVTVYLGTEPLTPLPGYEPKDQFSGKPPLTLLVQDAEVSSVLRMLARQFDLNLLVTQDVKSIVSVRLNEVPLRAGLEALVKAGGCNMVEDKSGLIIVKPLKKEMFGELQTRVFNLDYVEAEDAIKVVKKVLSPSGEAVQGFRRVGTKAAAGSERSAILVVTDIPEALDEVAKVIAELDRPVPQIAIEAKFIETTLSAEEQYGINWTPLASFTTELPKIGKEVAIPVVFKEMLLGKISFANFTAVFQLLMTRGNSRVLANPKTVTLDNQTATVSMGLNVPVREVNKDPNTGEITYTWKTRSIPISMEVTPHVTSDGMITMKVKPSVKAITGWVGSPDDRQPIVAEREAETQVKVAEDEVVVIGGLVKDEETRNVGKIPLLGDIPILGYLFKKTSIDRTKSDLMIFIIPHIVNP
- the pilO gene encoding type 4a pilus biogenesis protein PilO codes for the protein MRLIERRVVLIGLVIYIVLGVVAWFLLYQPRIAARQKAAQEIAELRKELEETKARIAKMPELRQHKEQLETEISSIWARVVPRSEMLGLFRKLAQEAERKRVHFLEITPPGLDTLLQEEGPGAQVRPVPFLVTVQGRYLDIGRYVEDLNSYPYFVRVPDFEINARADIRPEVEAKLLVNIYTSSLAKGSGL
- the pilM gene encoding type IV pilus assembly protein PilM; translated protein: MATKVFGGGGKGTLCIDIGSNSVKFVKVEGGKVVDYGLKEIGEAFDVPSILRELIKDYKPREVYTFVSGPSVSVRQAPFPKMNRRELKDAILLRLEKYSPFTVDEAIFDFKPLGPVREAGALKDNVMVIAARKDIISDHISTLRKAGLEPSAISVVPFALQAAVKKYGRVRTEETICLLDIGAEFTDIIFMKGERLDLARTVSIAGNAITEAMTVAITTEEGQLALDAYDAEELKRKYGIPPEDSTERLPSGVLAKRLLTLQRPALERFVAEISRSIDYYRREYGEQKIDRLLICGGTAAMKGLREYLQTSLGIPTEIFDPFRDFGLYRTGVSTTEAIGHRLVAALGLYYDHTAVDLLPAEMKTRKYIARDVRMMTMGGIAWVALLVLGYILLAGWSGISTGQVSRLKNEIKATEEQNRSYFALEKEIADLEARQRALTGVVGEEMPAVPIMAKLSTIVPPNIQLNTFTLSNRSNVKMTGMVSGEPHLLDIDLAQFLINLEQSSTFKQVQLVSKNRSSLMGETVLEFEIQCVTE
- a CDS encoding prepilin-type N-terminal cleavage/methylation domain-containing protein produces the protein MKRQNGFTLMELLVVLLIIGILSTVALRTIDATRDRALFDQTAKEMKELIYAMVGNPELTANGRRIDFGFYGDMMRLPNDLDELVENTSNSPHWKGPYLRREFLQDTMGYRLDAWGNPYTFDPTTGTLATLGNGKYPMTMKVVDTITHLTENYVMGNVTDADNTPPGEKANTIGIYLYLPNGSFYFTRPDQGGYYEFSPQTHGPIPIGNHKIVAKRSGGDSIVKWVTVVPRSRTVVDFRFSQPFRSYLKMVGPPRLAGDSTGFTIKIANDGVEDITVGRVTFLEAPDSAYMGLLYIRGNDGERTLQPDPRPGKGDSVEISPPYPILGKMAYEVEFSFYNFNKAPTGSGDPCNIYNKVFRLRFDDGSEVRVQLQ
- a CDS encoding prepilin-type N-terminal cleavage/methylation domain-containing protein, translated to MKRPDERGVTLIELLVVLMLLSLILTAAIKTWDVTLQRGRFEQTRQKLDRLAKVITGDPNYVVDGVRADFGFVGDMGALPRTLADLVESPSWVSPPESSLWRGPYVKPTFAESPEGYRIDAWGDTIIFDKDSMFLRSYGGGGLVDRSRWLTRPLGYTENDLLHNNVQGIINDQRGNPPPQNDSFYIRNAIKVELDYPRQGVRYVDAYMLRKEDNGNFSFLDVPQGVHTLRVILMRIYPPGQPWDTVTKMVTVFPKVGAPGLEIRMNCLWE
- a CDS encoding prepilin-type N-terminal cleavage/methylation domain-containing protein produces the protein MPPNPRSGKTLGFTLIELLVVISVLGIILAFFVPTFIARVTTNARRTATLHEMYVIREAIMGNPDVRVGGEVAGYGFKQDMGRLPRHLIELATQNPFEGMYAQITYVGKETLPGWDPYIGKGWNGPYIREDGQMSYLYDAWGTPYQFWVEGGETLGIISAGPDGLFWGQQGATKDDDIRVRF
- a CDS encoding type II secretion system protein, whose product is MNKERGFTLIELLVVIMILGVLMGMSVPRFSGIREQARRSAMKMNLHNVQMFVELFHQEFGYYADDFYEDGYGCVFPGGEYDVKIGKLPTNPWTGKEMDPDEFNPEDYDDISDISNTSEGGPNDIWGYDPGNIVYSVWEPPGSAHPTHYGLVGIDHTGGSIREYNVENEAVIFVLHN